The window CCCGACGTCATGCAGGTCGCGTTCGGTCCACTGCGCCAGTTCGCGCCGGCTGCGCTGACGATCGCGCCAAGTGTGGAAGATTCCACCGAGCTGCGAGAAAAAGCCCTGGCCATGATGATTTGTCATCGATACATCTGAACAACTGGACATTTTTATCTCCTAAAGCTAATTTCTTGCCGCTAATATCGGGCTTTTTCGGTCTTTCGACAAACGACACTTTGTACCGCTTCACATGACATAAATTCATGTATCCGGAAGGGATGGGCCCCATCATGACCGGCAGATTGCCGTCGCTCAATGGATTGCGCGCGTTCGAGGCTGCCGCCCGGCATTTGAGCTTCACCAATGCCGCGTCCGAGCTGAATGTCACGCA is drawn from Bradyrhizobium lablabi and contains these coding sequences:
- a CDS encoding DUF1127 domain-containing protein, producing the protein MSSCSDVSMTNHHGQGFFSQLGGIFHTWRDRQRSRRELAQWTERDLHDVGLSWSDIVHETEKPFWRA